In Mycolicibacterium alvei, a single window of DNA contains:
- a CDS encoding heterodisulfide reductase-related iron-sulfur binding cluster, whose product MESLEHTLVVSRLILGVLATLVVLVFAGKRVLWLTKLISSGQKVGDERGRKDHLVQRFLNQNKEVFAQSKLLKWSIPGIAHFFTMWGFFVLATVYLEAYGVLFNPEFHIPFVGRWAVLGFLQDFFAVAVLAGIIVFAIIRIRKNPEQLGRESRFYGSHNGGAWTILIMIFLVIATYAVFRGAAVNVLGENFPYQSGAFFSDAMAALLAPLGHTANVWIESLGLMAHLGVMLAFLLIVLHSKHLHIGLAPINVTFKRLPDGLGPLLPMENKGDKIDFEDPAEDAVFGKGRIEDFTWKANLDMATCTECGRCQSQCPAWNTGKPLSPKLLMMNLRDHLFAKAPYIIEGKPMPEEGSVDFTTLGDSLHGHGVPEDGFVRIAGSGPEQALRPLVGTAEQGGVIDPDVLWSCTNCGACVEQCPVDIEHIDHIVDMRRYQVMVESEFPGELGVLFKNLETKGNPWGQNAKDRTNWIDEVDFDVPVYGEDVESFDGFEYLFWVGCAGAYEDRAKKTTKAVAELLAASGVKFLVLGTGETCTGDSARRSGNEFLFQQLAAQNVETINELFEGVETVDRKIVVTCPHCFNTIGREYPQLGANYTVVHHTQLLNRLVRDKKLVPVKSTGGPEVTYHDPCFLGRHNKVYEAPRELVEASGVTLKEMPRHADRGLCCGAGGARMWMEEHIGKRVNVERTEEAMDTASTIATGCPFCRVMITDGVDDVAAARNVEKAEVLDVAQLLLNSLDKSGLKLPEKGTAAKESEKRAEARAEVEAKAEAAAPAVEEAAPAAAAEAPAATATAATTKPVTGLGMAGAAKRPGAKKAAAPAASAAPAAEAPAAPAAPVKGLGMAGGAKRPGAKKTAAPAASAAPASEAPAVEAPAAAPAEPAKPETPAVGLGIAAGARRPGAKKATAAAPAVPAAPAAEPTPEPEAEAPTAAPAEPAKPETPAVGLGMKPGVKRPGKR is encoded by the coding sequence GTGGAGAGTCTCGAACACACGCTGGTTGTGTCGCGACTGATTCTCGGTGTGCTCGCAACGCTCGTCGTGCTGGTGTTCGCCGGCAAGCGCGTGCTGTGGCTGACCAAGCTGATCAGCTCGGGACAGAAGGTCGGCGACGAGCGTGGCCGCAAAGACCATCTCGTCCAGCGCTTCCTGAATCAGAACAAGGAAGTCTTCGCCCAGTCGAAGCTCCTGAAATGGTCGATCCCCGGCATCGCGCACTTCTTCACCATGTGGGGCTTCTTCGTCCTCGCCACGGTGTACCTCGAGGCCTACGGCGTCCTGTTCAACCCCGAATTCCATATCCCGTTCGTCGGCCGCTGGGCCGTGCTGGGCTTCCTGCAGGACTTCTTCGCCGTCGCCGTGCTGGCCGGCATCATCGTCTTCGCGATCATCCGCATCCGCAAGAACCCCGAGCAGCTCGGCCGTGAGTCGCGCTTCTACGGCTCGCACAACGGCGGCGCCTGGACGATCCTGATCATGATCTTCCTGGTGATCGCGACCTACGCGGTGTTCCGCGGTGCGGCCGTCAACGTGCTCGGTGAGAACTTCCCCTACCAGTCGGGCGCGTTCTTCTCCGACGCCATGGCCGCGCTACTGGCCCCGCTGGGCCACACCGCCAACGTCTGGATCGAGAGCCTGGGACTGATGGCCCACCTGGGCGTCATGCTGGCCTTCCTGCTGATCGTGCTGCACTCCAAGCACCTGCACATCGGCCTGGCCCCGATCAACGTCACCTTCAAGCGTCTGCCCGACGGCCTCGGCCCGCTGCTGCCCATGGAAAACAAGGGCGACAAGATCGACTTCGAGGATCCCGCCGAAGACGCGGTGTTCGGCAAGGGCCGGATCGAGGACTTCACCTGGAAGGCCAACCTCGACATGGCGACCTGCACCGAGTGCGGTCGCTGCCAGTCGCAGTGCCCGGCATGGAACACCGGCAAGCCGCTGTCGCCCAAGCTGCTGATGATGAACCTGCGCGATCACCTGTTCGCCAAGGCGCCCTACATCATCGAAGGCAAGCCGATGCCCGAAGAGGGCTCGGTCGACTTCACCACGCTGGGCGACAGCCTGCACGGCCACGGCGTCCCCGAAGACGGCTTCGTCCGCATCGCCGGGTCCGGCCCCGAGCAGGCGCTACGCCCGCTGGTCGGCACCGCCGAACAGGGCGGCGTGATCGACCCCGACGTGCTGTGGTCCTGCACCAACTGTGGCGCCTGTGTCGAGCAGTGCCCCGTGGACATCGAGCACATCGACCACATCGTCGACATGCGCCGCTACCAGGTCATGGTCGAGTCGGAGTTCCCCGGTGAGCTCGGCGTGCTGTTCAAGAACTTGGAGACCAAGGGCAACCCCTGGGGCCAGAACGCCAAGGACCGGACCAACTGGATCGACGAGGTCGACTTCGACGTCCCGGTCTACGGCGAGGACGTGGAGAGCTTCGACGGCTTCGAGTACCTGTTCTGGGTCGGCTGCGCCGGCGCCTACGAGGACCGGGCCAAGAAGACCACCAAGGCCGTCGCCGAACTACTGGCCGCCTCGGGCGTGAAGTTCCTGGTGCTGGGCACCGGCGAAACGTGTACGGGTGACTCGGCTCGCCGTTCCGGCAACGAGTTCCTGTTCCAGCAGCTGGCCGCGCAGAACGTCGAGACCATCAACGAGCTGTTCGAGGGTGTCGAGACCGTCGACCGCAAGATCGTCGTGACCTGTCCGCACTGCTTCAACACGATCGGTCGCGAGTACCCGCAGCTGGGTGCCAACTACACCGTCGTGCACCACACGCAGCTGCTCAACCGGCTGGTCCGGGACAAGAAGCTGGTGCCGGTCAAGTCCACCGGCGGGCCCGAGGTCACCTACCACGACCCGTGTTTCCTCGGCCGTCACAACAAGGTCTACGAGGCTCCGCGCGAGCTGGTGGAGGCCTCCGGCGTGACGCTGAAGGAAATGCCCCGCCACGCCGACCGCGGCCTGTGCTGTGGTGCCGGTGGCGCGCGGATGTGGATGGAAGAGCACATCGGCAAGCGCGTCAACGTGGAGCGCACCGAAGAGGCCATGGACACCGCCTCGACCATCGCGACGGGCTGTCCGTTCTGCCGCGTGATGATCACCGACGGTGTCGACGACGTCGCCGCTGCCCGCAACGTCGAGAAGGCCGAAGTGCTCGACGTGGCTCAGCTGCTGCTGAACTCGTTGGACAAGAGTGGCCTCAAGCTGCCCGAAAAGGGCACGGCGGCAAAGGAATCCGAGAAGCGGGCCGAGGCACGCGCCGAAGTAGAGGCCAAGGCCGAAGCCGCGGCGCCCGCCGTGGAAGAAGCCGCACCTGCGGCTGCCGCAGAGGCGCCCGCCGCGACGGCGACTGCCGCCACCACCAAGCCGGTCACCGGTTTGGGTATGGCCGGCGCCGCGAAGCGTCCCGGCGCCAAGAAGGCCGCGGCACCCGCGGCCTCGGCGGCACCCGCTGCCGAAGCACCAGCCGCTCCCGCGGCTCCGGTGAAGGGGCTGGGCATGGCCGGCGGCGCCAAGCGTCCCGGCGCCAAGAAGACCGCGGCACCCGCGGCCTCGGCGGCACCCGCTTCCGAAGCACCTGCTGTCGAAGCACCTGCTGCGGCACCGGCCGAACCGGCCAAGCCGGAAACCCCGGCGGTGGGTCTGGGCATCGCCGCAGGCGCACGTCGTCCGGGGGCCAAGAAGGCCACCGCGGCTGCGCCCGCAGTCCCTGCGGCCCCTGCCGCCGAGCCGACGCCGGAACCGGAAGCCGAGGCACCGACCGCAGCTCCTGCCGAGCCCGCCAAGCCGGAAACCCCGGCGGTGGGCCTTGGCATGAAGCCGGGCGTCAAGCGTCCCGGTAAGCGCTGA
- a CDS encoding pyridoxal phosphate-dependent aminotransferase, whose amino-acid sequence MDGGETMVNVTTHQLPWQTGQHPKPRTFAQSTKLQDVLYEIRGPVHEHASRLEAEGHRILKLNIGNPAPFGFEAPDVIMRDMIQALPYAQGYSDSKGIASARRAVFTRYELVEGFPKFDIEDVYLGNGVSELITMTLQALLDNGDQVLIPAPDYPLWTASTALAGGTPVHYMCDETQGWNPDVADIESKITERTKALVVINPNNPTGAVYSRETLEQIVELARKHQLMLLADEIYDKILYDDAKHISLATLAPDLLTLTFNGLSKAYRVAGYRSGWLVITGPKEHASSFIEGISLLSNMRLCPNVPAQHAIQVALGGHQSIDDLVLPGGRLLEQRDMAWNKLNEIPGVSCVKPAGALYAFPRLDPEVHDIHDDEQLVLDLLLQEKILLTQGTGFNWPTPDHLRIVTLPWARDLAQAIERLGNFLAGYRQ is encoded by the coding sequence GTGGACGGTGGTGAGACCATGGTGAACGTGACTACCCATCAGTTGCCGTGGCAGACCGGTCAGCACCCGAAGCCGCGTACGTTCGCCCAGTCCACGAAGCTGCAGGATGTCCTGTACGAAATCCGCGGACCGGTACACGAACACGCCTCACGGCTGGAAGCTGAAGGTCACCGCATCCTCAAGCTGAACATCGGCAACCCCGCGCCGTTCGGCTTCGAAGCACCCGACGTGATCATGCGCGACATGATCCAGGCCCTTCCGTACGCGCAGGGCTATTCCGACTCCAAAGGCATCGCCAGCGCCCGCCGCGCGGTGTTCACCCGGTACGAACTGGTCGAGGGATTTCCCAAGTTCGACATCGAAGACGTCTACCTGGGCAACGGGGTCTCCGAGCTCATCACGATGACCCTGCAGGCCCTGCTCGACAACGGCGACCAGGTGCTCATCCCGGCCCCGGATTACCCGCTGTGGACGGCCTCGACCGCGTTGGCGGGTGGCACCCCGGTGCACTACATGTGCGACGAGACCCAGGGCTGGAATCCCGATGTCGCCGACATCGAGTCGAAGATCACCGAGCGCACCAAGGCGCTCGTGGTGATCAACCCGAACAACCCCACGGGTGCGGTGTACAGCCGCGAAACCCTGGAGCAGATCGTCGAACTGGCCCGCAAGCATCAGCTGATGCTGCTCGCCGACGAGATCTACGACAAGATCCTCTACGACGACGCCAAGCACATCTCCCTGGCCACGCTGGCGCCGGATCTGCTGACCCTGACGTTCAACGGATTGTCCAAGGCCTACCGGGTGGCGGGTTACCGCTCCGGCTGGCTCGTCATCACCGGCCCCAAGGAGCACGCGAGCAGCTTCATCGAGGGCATCAGCCTGCTGTCGAACATGCGGCTGTGCCCGAATGTGCCTGCCCAGCATGCGATTCAGGTCGCATTGGGTGGCCATCAGAGCATCGATGACCTGGTATTGCCCGGTGGCCGGCTGCTCGAGCAGCGTGACATGGCCTGGAACAAGCTCAACGAGATCCCCGGGGTGTCCTGTGTGAAACCCGCCGGTGCGCTGTATGCGTTCCCCCGCCTGGATCCCGAGGTCCACGACATCCACGACGACGAGCAACTGGTGCTCGATCTGCTGTTGCAGGAGAAGATCCTGCTGACCCAGGGCACCGGATTCAACTGGCCCACACCGGATCACCTGCGCATCGTCACGCTGCCGTGGGCGCGGGACCTGGCCCAGGCGATCGAGCGGTTGGGCAACTTCCTGGCCGGCTACCGCCAGTAG